The genomic region TTCTCCATTTCACCTACCTTGCAAAACCCATCAATTAAGGTGTTGTATGTCACAATGTCAGGCTTAATATTCCTTTGAGtcatttcatcaaacaaaCTTAGCGCCTTCTTCATATTTCCATCCTTACAATGTCCATGAATGAGTGTTGTGAAAGTGTAAAAATCAGGAAAGACACCCCTTTCTGCCATCTCATGCAATAGATTGTCTGCTTCGGTGAGCATCTTCTCCCTGCACAGCCCATTCAAAATGGCATTGTAAGTAACAACATCCATACTACATCCCTGCTCTAGCATTTCATTCCTCATCTTTAAGGCCTCTGACATGATGCCATTCCTGCAATACCCATCTATAAGAATAGTATAAATCACATTATCTGGAACCAAGCCAGCTCTCTtcatattattaaaatacattaaaGCCTGATCAAGATGTCCATTTCTGGAAAACACCCCAATAAGAGAACTAAAGCTAATCAAATCAGGAACAAAACCTCGATGCAACATTTCACTGAAAATAACTTCGACTTctgatatattattttttctacaACTCTCAACAAGCAATGTGTTATAAGTAGCAGTATCAGGACTCAACCCTATCTGCAACATCTCATCCAAAGCTTCCTttgctttttcaaaatttcctcTCTTACACAACCCATATACGATTGCATTATAAGTAAAAAGACCCGGCTTCAACCCTTTATCTGACATTGAGTTCATCAACTTAAAAGCTTCTTCCACATGCCCTTCATGGCAATATGCATTAATTATTGTATTGTATGTCACAATATCAGCATGAACCCCCTTCTCTTCCATTTCTGATAAGAACGACTTAACACTACTGATCTTGCTATCTTTACACAAAGCATTaaccataatatttaatgtATAAGCATTTACTTCAACCCCAGCTCTAACAACTTCCCTATACACGTCCCAAGCCAGAGCAACCCATCCAATCTTCACTAACCCACCAAGAAGACTATTACAAGCATTAATAGAAATACAAAAACCTTTTCTTCTCAAAATCCTAAACACCTCGGATCCTTCTCTTAACTTCCTAGCTTGCACATAAGTCCTAATTAACAAATCAAAAACTGAGTAATTCGACCCAAAATTCCCACGTGTCGAAACTAAAGACTCCACGATTTCAACACGCGAAACCCCACTCTTCCTAACCATCCTAAGAATCAGAGCCTGCGCATCAGATAACCTTCTACATTTCACAAGAACATGAATCATTG from Theobroma cacao cultivar B97-61/B2 chromosome 9, Criollo_cocoa_genome_V2, whole genome shotgun sequence harbors:
- the LOC18589996 gene encoding pentatricopeptide repeat-containing protein At5g01110 — protein: MAVQRLLLRNIPLKTLWPHKFLPLSSLPNQNHYHNFDVRTLQTPSNGAPYSFMVEKILFSLKQGNMNSLRNYRFRLNPLIVAEVLSHCRDNLQLGQRFVDFLVVNCSNFKHSSMSLSAMIHVLVKCRRLSDAQALILRMVRKSGVSRVEIVESLVSTRGNFGSNYSVFDLLIRTYVQARKLREGSEVFRILRRKGFCISINACNSLLGGLVKIGWVALAWDVYREVVRAGVEVNAYTLNIMVNALCKDSKISSVKSFLSEMEEKGVHADIVTYNTIINAYCHEGHVEEAFKLMNSMSDKGLKPGLFTYNAIVYGLCKRGNFEKAKEALDEMLQIGLSPDTATYNTLLVESCRKNNISEVEVIFSEMLHRGFVPDLISFSSLIGVFSRNGHLDQALMYFNNMKRAGLVPDNVIYTILIDGYCRNGIMSEALKMRNEMLEQGCSMDVVTYNAILNGLCREKMLTEADNLLHEMAERGVFPDFYTFTTLIHGHCKDGNMKKALSLFDEMTQRNIKPDIVTYNTLIDGFCKVGEMEKAKQLWVGMISRKILPNHISYGTLINGFCSIGHVSEAFRVWDEMVGNDIKPTLVTCNSIIKGYCRSGDASRADEFLSKMTSEGIIPDSISYNTLINGFVKEENMDKAFVWINKMENQGLLPDVITYNVILNGFCRQGRMQEAEMVLRKMIEKGIDPDRSTYTSLINGHVTQDNLKAAFQFHDEMVQRGFVPDDQF